The Saccharomonospora glauca K62 genome has a segment encoding these proteins:
- a CDS encoding F0F1 ATP synthase subunit gamma, with amino-acid sequence MAAQLRELRQKVRATKSIGKITKAMELIATSRISKAQARVEASRPYATEITNVLSALAGASTSLDHPLLVERPNPSRAAVLVVTSDRGLVGGYNANALRATEELLALLREQGKSPQLYVIGSKGVNYYRFRNREVAGSWTGFSQQPRYENAAEVGETLVKAFLAGADDSGTDPGADGVLGVDELHIVYTEFRSMLTQTPVARRIAPLEVEYTEEAPATIPPAYEFEPSAEQLLGALLPKYINTRIYAALLESAASELAAQRNAMKSASDNAQELVETYTRLANQARQAQITQEISEIVGGADALAATGSDV; translated from the coding sequence ATGGCCGCTCAGCTTCGTGAGCTCCGGCAGAAGGTCCGGGCAACCAAGTCGATCGGGAAGATCACGAAGGCGATGGAGCTCATCGCCACCTCCCGCATCAGCAAGGCGCAGGCACGGGTCGAGGCTTCGCGCCCCTACGCCACGGAGATCACCAACGTGCTCTCCGCCCTGGCCGGGGCCAGCACGAGCCTCGACCACCCGTTGCTGGTCGAGCGTCCGAACCCCTCTCGGGCCGCGGTGCTGGTGGTCACCAGTGACCGAGGTCTGGTCGGCGGTTACAACGCCAACGCGCTGCGTGCGACGGAGGAGCTGCTCGCGCTGCTTCGTGAGCAGGGCAAGAGCCCGCAGCTCTACGTGATCGGCAGTAAGGGCGTGAACTACTACCGGTTCCGCAACCGTGAGGTCGCGGGCAGCTGGACCGGGTTCTCGCAGCAACCGCGTTACGAGAACGCCGCCGAGGTGGGCGAGACGCTGGTGAAGGCGTTCCTCGCGGGGGCGGACGACTCGGGCACCGACCCGGGTGCGGACGGCGTGCTGGGTGTGGACGAGCTGCACATCGTCTACACGGAGTTCCGTTCGATGCTCACGCAGACTCCGGTCGCGCGCCGCATCGCTCCGCTCGAGGTCGAGTACACCGAGGAGGCCCCTGCGACCATTCCTCCGGCGTACGAGTTCGAGCCGAGTGCCGAGCAGTTGTTGGGGGCGTTGCTGCCGAAGTACATCAACACGCGGATCTACGCGGCGTTGCTGGAGTCGGCGGCATCCGAACTGGCGGCTCAGCGCAACGCCATGAAGTCGGCGTCGGACAACGCCCAGGAGCTGGTCGAGACGTACACCCGACTGGCGAACCAGGCCCGCCAGGCCCAGATCACCCAGGAGATCAGCGAAATCGTCGGTGGGGCGGACGCGCTCGCCGCCACAGGAAGTGATGTGTAA
- the atpA gene encoding F0F1 ATP synthase subunit alpha — protein MAELTISSDEIANAIENYVSSYSPDVSREEVGVVVDTGDGVAHVEGLPGTMANELLEFPGGILGVAQNLDPRQIGVVILGNFEAIEEGQEVKRTGQILSVPVGDNFLGRVIDPLGNPIDGLGEIEATERRALELQAASVVERQPVSEPLQTGITAIDSMTPIGRGQRQLIIGDRKTGKTAVCVDTIINQKANWESGDPKKQVRCIYVAVGQKGSTIASVRKSLEDAGAMEYTTIVAAPASDSAGFKWLAPYSGSALGQHWMYQGKHVLIVFDDLTKQAEAYRAISLLLRRPPGREAFPGDVFYLHSRLLERCAKLSDELGGGSLTGLPVIETKANDISAYIPTNVISITDGQCFFQSDLFNSGQRPAVDVTTSVSRVGGDAQIKAMKTVSGSLRIDLSQYEELKAFAAFASDLDAASKAQLDRGARLYELLKQPQYSPVPVEQQVLTIFLGTKGHYDDVPIEDTARFNAELLEHIRHKHDDILAEIRETGKWSDELAERVVSITAEFKKSFTTSEGKSLVGDEPVDPMDADKVGQESVKVHRPAAVKK, from the coding sequence ATGGCGGAGCTGACGATCTCCTCGGATGAGATCGCCAACGCGATCGAGAACTACGTCTCGAGTTATTCCCCGGACGTGAGCCGGGAAGAGGTCGGCGTCGTCGTCGACACCGGCGACGGTGTTGCCCACGTCGAAGGCCTGCCGGGCACGATGGCCAACGAGCTGCTGGAGTTCCCCGGCGGCATCCTCGGCGTCGCGCAGAACCTCGACCCGCGCCAGATCGGTGTCGTCATCCTCGGTAACTTCGAGGCGATCGAGGAAGGCCAGGAGGTCAAGCGCACCGGCCAGATCCTGTCGGTCCCGGTCGGCGACAACTTCCTCGGCCGTGTCATCGACCCGCTCGGCAACCCGATCGACGGTCTCGGCGAGATCGAGGCCACCGAGCGGCGCGCGCTGGAGCTGCAGGCCGCTTCGGTGGTGGAGCGGCAGCCGGTGAGCGAGCCGTTGCAGACCGGTATCACGGCCATCGACTCGATGACGCCCATCGGTCGTGGTCAGCGGCAGCTGATCATCGGTGACCGCAAGACCGGCAAGACCGCGGTCTGCGTCGACACGATCATCAACCAGAAGGCCAACTGGGAGAGCGGCGACCCGAAGAAGCAGGTCCGCTGCATCTACGTCGCCGTCGGCCAGAAGGGCTCCACGATCGCGTCCGTGCGCAAGTCGCTGGAGGACGCGGGCGCGATGGAGTACACGACCATCGTCGCCGCCCCGGCGTCCGACTCGGCGGGCTTCAAGTGGCTCGCGCCGTACTCGGGCTCCGCTCTGGGCCAGCACTGGATGTACCAGGGCAAGCACGTGCTGATCGTGTTCGACGACCTCACCAAGCAGGCCGAGGCCTACCGTGCGATCTCGCTGCTGCTGCGTCGTCCGCCGGGCCGCGAGGCGTTCCCCGGTGACGTCTTCTACCTGCACTCGCGTCTGCTGGAGCGCTGCGCGAAGCTGTCGGACGAGCTGGGTGGTGGCTCGCTGACCGGTCTGCCGGTCATCGAGACGAAGGCCAACGACATCTCGGCCTACATCCCCACCAACGTCATCTCGATCACCGACGGGCAGTGCTTCTTCCAGTCGGACCTCTTCAACTCGGGTCAGCGGCCCGCCGTCGACGTGACCACCTCGGTGTCGCGAGTCGGTGGTGACGCGCAGATCAAGGCGATGAAGACGGTCTCCGGTTCGCTGCGTATCGACCTGTCGCAGTACGAGGAACTGAAGGCGTTCGCGGCCTTCGCCTCCGACCTCGACGCCGCGTCGAAGGCCCAGCTCGACCGTGGTGCTCGCCTCTACGAGCTGCTCAAGCAGCCGCAGTACTCGCCGGTGCCGGTCGAGCAGCAGGTGCTCACCATCTTCCTCGGCACGAAGGGCCACTACGACGACGTGCCGATCGAGGACACCGCGCGGTTCAACGCCGAGCTGCTCGAGCACATCCGGCACAAGCACGACGACATCCTCGCCGAGATCCGGGAGACCGGTAAGTGGAGCGATGAACTCGCCGAGCGGGTCGTTTCGATCACCGCCGAGTTCAAGAAGAGCTTCACCACCTCCGAGGGCAAGTCGTTGGTCGGTGACGAGCCCGTGGATCCCATGGACGCCGACAAGGTCGGCCAGGAGTCCGTGAAGGTGCACCGTCCCGCGGCTGTGAAGAAGTAG
- a CDS encoding F0F1 ATP synthase subunit delta: MTLHAASREALSFAGTRLDEVLGDAGADPSAVGEELLSVVDLLTREIGLRRAVSDGSSDPEARKQLVATLLRDKLSVPALSVLEAVVGERWSNPRELVDGLEHLGFSALLAGAEKAGKLDDVEDELFQFARILESKPELERALSDRTAPAEAKRGLIRQLIADKVDPITRVLVEQVVLRPRGRSVAHGVDQLVELAAGRNGRAVAYVTSAIELTAEQRERLSGQLERIYERPVTLHVVVDRSLGAGVVVRVGDEVIDGSAAGRLEALRRQLAG; this comes from the coding sequence ATGACGCTGCATGCTGCGAGCCGCGAGGCTCTGAGCTTCGCCGGGACCCGTCTCGACGAGGTGCTCGGCGACGCGGGCGCCGACCCGTCCGCAGTCGGGGAAGAGCTGCTCTCCGTGGTGGATCTGCTCACCAGGGAGATCGGGTTGCGGCGGGCCGTGTCGGACGGTTCGTCGGACCCCGAGGCCCGCAAGCAGCTGGTCGCGACCCTGCTGCGGGACAAGCTTTCGGTCCCCGCGCTGTCGGTGCTGGAAGCCGTGGTGGGCGAACGGTGGTCGAATCCGCGTGAGCTGGTGGACGGCCTCGAACACCTCGGTTTCTCCGCACTGCTCGCCGGTGCGGAAAAAGCGGGCAAACTGGACGACGTCGAGGACGAATTGTTCCAGTTCGCTCGTATCCTGGAAAGCAAGCCCGAGCTGGAGAGGGCGCTGTCCGACAGGACGGCGCCCGCCGAGGCGAAACGCGGCCTCATCCGCCAGCTCATCGCGGACAAGGTCGATCCGATCACCAGGGTGTTGGTCGAGCAGGTCGTGCTCCGCCCACGCGGTCGCAGCGTCGCCCACGGCGTCGACCAGCTAGTGGAGCTGGCCGCCGGTCGCAACGGCCGGGCGGTGGCCTACGTCACCAGCGCGATCGAGCTGACGGCCGAGCAACGGGAACGGTTGTCCGGCCAGCTTGAGAGGATCTACGAGCGACCGGTGACGTTGCACGTGGTCGTCGACCGCTCGTTGGGCGCCGGCGTGGTGGTTCGGGTCGGCGACGAGGTGATCGACGGTAGTGCCGCCGGCAGGCTGGAAGCCTTGCGCAGGCAACTGGCCGGGTGA
- a CDS encoding F0F1 ATP synthase subunit B gives MILAQAQEDYDPVLPHASEIIIGLVAFLILLFVMTKFVKPRFEKLYEERAAKIEGGIEKAEKAQAEAEQALAQYKAQLAEARTEAAKIRDDARAEAEQIKEELRAQAEEEARRIVAQGEAQLQAQRAQLVAELREELGRNAVLLAGRIVGESLEDEARRRGTVDRFLNELEVSGAAGARK, from the coding sequence ATGATTTTGGCGCAGGCCCAGGAAGATTACGATCCCGTACTTCCGCACGCTTCCGAGATCATCATCGGTCTTGTCGCTTTCCTCATCCTGCTGTTCGTCATGACGAAGTTCGTCAAACCGCGCTTCGAAAAGCTGTACGAGGAGCGGGCAGCCAAGATCGAGGGTGGCATCGAGAAGGCCGAGAAGGCTCAGGCCGAGGCGGAACAGGCGTTGGCGCAGTACAAGGCCCAGCTCGCCGAGGCTCGGACCGAGGCGGCCAAGATCCGCGACGACGCGCGGGCCGAGGCCGAACAGATCAAGGAAGAGCTGCGGGCGCAGGCCGAGGAAGAGGCGCGGCGCATCGTCGCGCAGGGTGAGGCGCAGTTGCAGGCCCAGCGGGCCCAGCTGGTGGCCGAGCTTCGAGAGGAACTCGGGCGCAACGCCGTCCTGCTCGCTGGGCGGATCGTGGGCGAATCGCTCGAGGACGAAGCGCGGCGCCGTGGCACCGTCGACCGGTTCCTGAACGAGCTCGAAGTCAGTGGTGCGGCCGGAGCAAGGAAGTAG